In Zea mays cultivar B73 chromosome 7, Zm-B73-REFERENCE-NAM-5.0, whole genome shotgun sequence, the following proteins share a genomic window:
- the LOC100191832 gene encoding RNA 3-terminal phosphate cyclase-like protein, with translation MGRDKSRRLYGSRHFRQRLVLATLTSTAVTIEDIRSGDASPGLRPYEVSLLRLLDKISDHHTIDLNETGTKLRYRPGVIIGGKGLEHDCGVHRGIGYFLEPLILLGLFSRAPISIRLKGITNDTKDPSVDTFRTTTLHMLKHFGVPLDGFDLNIDSRGSPPLGGGEVFLRVRNINSTLTAANWVDEGMVKRIRGVSFSTRVSPQLENRIIYAARGIFNRFIPDVHIHTDHRSGSAGGRSPGYGVSLVAETTTGCLLSVDVTVSYPSVDEINEESEKPELTSPEDLGVQAASMLLEEVAQGGVVDSTHQGLLFILCALCPPDVSKVRVGQLTPYGIETLRNIRDFLDVKFIIKPDPNSNTVTLKCVGAGVKNLARKIS, from the exons ATGGGGCGAGACAAGAGCCGTCGTCTATACGGCAGCCGCCACTTCCGGCAGCGGCTGGTGCTGGCGACGCTCACCTCTACCGCTGTCACCATCGAGGACATCCGCTCTGGGGACGCTTCGCCGGGGCTCCGCCCTTACGAGGTCTCCCTCCTCCGCCTCCTCGACAAGATCTCAGACCATCACACCATTGACCTCAACGAGACAG GAACGAAGCTGAGGTACCGGCCGGGGGTGATTATAGGGGGAAAGGGCCTTGAGCACGACTGCGGGGTGCACCGGGGTATTGGATACTTTCTTGAGCCACTCATACTGCTTGGTCTATTTTCGAGGGCCCCTATATCGATTCGGCTTAAAG GAATCACTAATGATACAAAGGATCCTTCTGTGGATACTTTCCGGACAACAACCTTGCATATGCTCAAGCACTTTGGTGTTCCTCTGGATGGTTTCGATCTAAATATTGACAGCCGTGGATCTCCTCCTCTTGGTGGTGGTGAGGTGTTTCTCCGGGTTCGCAATATAAATAGCACATTGACG GCAGCAAATTGGGTAGATGAAGGTATGGTGAAGAGGATAAGGGGTGTTTCGTTCTCCACTAGAGTATCTCCACAGTTGGAAAACCGCATCATTTATGCTGCACGTGGAATCTTCAATCGTTTCATTCCTGATGTTCATATACACACGGATCATAGATCTGGTTCTGCTGGTGGGAG GTCACCAGGCTATGGTGTATCGTTAGTTGCTGAGACCACTACGGGATGCCTGCTCTCTGTAGATGTCACTGTGAGTTATCCTAGTGTTGATGAAATAAATGAAGAATCTGAGAAGCCTGAGCTGACTTCTCCGGAGGATCTTGGTGTTCAAGCTGCATCAATGCTACTAGAAGAGGTGGCTCAAGGAGGTGTTGTTGATTCTACACATCAG GGCCTCCTATTTATTCTGTGTGCTTTATGCCCACCGGATGTATCAAAGGTTCGTGTGGGACAGTTGACTCCATATGGTATAGAGACACTTCGAAACATCAGAGATTTTCTTGACGTCAAGTTCATCATCAAGCCTGATCCCAATTCAAACACCGTTACTTTAAAATGTGTTGGCGCGGGAGTGAAGAATCTTGCTCGGAAGATTTCATAA